One Candidatus Nitrososphaera evergladensis SR1 genomic window carries:
- a CDS encoding UbiA prenyltransferase family protein — MPGALGVFGQQQQTLPILDVVQKSAPLPFISLLITIGMYVLNDLADSDLDKANGKKRPIPSGLVSKRQALEFVMMTNGIAVILSLVTLNVVTMVMVVPMLVIGILYSSRKAAFENKFVVKNVSIAVFYMLCALLGMTSGYTLGLAVDNPFVAIRAAAALGIMVFISSILNDLGDIEGDRQAGRRTIPIVMGEQGTIKMAIALAAGLFAISWLTYWLSGGSGLVTAVLTTLFSALIGARIANLRKGVNDVDFLRRQHKNFVPLHFLLQLFLFGGGALF; from the coding sequence TTGCCCGGCGCATTGGGTGTTTTTGGACAGCAACAACAAACCTTGCCGATTCTTGACGTGGTGCAAAAAAGTGCGCCGCTTCCCTTCATTTCGCTTTTGATAACCATCGGCATGTATGTTCTCAATGACCTTGCTGATTCAGATCTCGACAAGGCCAATGGGAAAAAGAGGCCGATACCTTCTGGGCTGGTCTCAAAGAGGCAGGCCCTGGAATTTGTCATGATGACCAACGGGATTGCCGTCATCCTTTCTCTGGTCACGCTAAACGTCGTTACAATGGTGATGGTCGTACCAATGCTGGTCATTGGCATCCTCTACTCTTCCCGCAAGGCGGCATTTGAGAACAAGTTTGTCGTCAAGAACGTGTCAATCGCGGTTTTTTACATGCTCTGCGCGCTGCTTGGGATGACCTCGGGCTATACCCTGGGTCTTGCTGTCGACAATCCGTTTGTGGCGATTCGTGCCGCTGCGGCTCTTGGGATCATGGTCTTTATCTCCTCGATTTTGAATGACCTTGGAGACATTGAAGGAGACAGGCAAGCAGGGAGGCGGACAATACCGATTGTCATGGGCGAACAGGGCACGATAAAGATGGCAATCGCGCTGGCGGCAGGCCTGTTTGCGATATCGTGGCTCACGTACTGGCTGAGTGGAGGTTCAGGGCTGGTTACGGCCGTACTGACGACCTTGTTCTCGGCACTGATAGGAGCGAGGATCGCAAACTTACGCAAGGGCGTCAATGACGTTGATTTCCTGCGTCGCCAGCACAAGAATTTCGTTCCTCTCCACTTTTTGCTGCAACTCTTTCTGTTTGGAGGAGGTGCGCTGTTTTAA
- a CDS encoding S1C family serine protease has product MAHSLASTVAAFAILFVIVGISFAYVSANPVTVQNNPQTEQRPWTGISGSNLTPAIAKAMGTNEQSGFLVVEVAPNSPAEKAGIKGGDRAVTVDGRQVLVGGDIIIEVDGQPVTGFTDIQQHFQQKHVGDTMRFTVVRGSVTMQIPVVLEESPAT; this is encoded by the coding sequence GTGGCACACAGCCTGGCAAGCACCGTCGCGGCGTTTGCAATACTCTTTGTCATAGTGGGGATTTCCTTTGCGTACGTGAGCGCAAACCCCGTGACCGTCCAAAACAACCCGCAGACCGAGCAAAGGCCGTGGACTGGAATAAGCGGATCAAACTTGACTCCTGCAATAGCAAAGGCAATGGGGACCAACGAGCAATCGGGCTTTCTCGTAGTAGAGGTCGCGCCCAACAGTCCTGCAGAAAAGGCGGGCATAAAGGGCGGCGATAGGGCAGTCACTGTGGACGGCAGGCAAGTGCTCGTAGGCGGAGACATTATCATAGAGGTTGACGGCCAGCCAGTGACAGGCTTTACAGATATCCAGCAGCACTTTCAGCAAAAGCACGTGGGCGACACCATGCGCTTTACAGTAGTCAGGGGCAGCGTCACAATGCAGATTCCTGTAGTCCTTGAAGAAAGCCCCGCTACCTAG
- a CDS encoding MaoC family dehydratase: protein MKFGEFAIGQEFSTSVTITEADFHAYISFARTRNILHENRELAAKEGIKGTLVPGRAIIARAEGEMTRLPAFSDCIMLLYGMDGDPEWAGRQTRFLGEVYAGDTLDVKYRVASKKEEKNGYGILRVDYEISRFGKTVVVSKGNLYRIKI from the coding sequence ATGAAGTTTGGCGAGTTTGCCATCGGCCAGGAATTTTCCACGTCCGTGACGATAACAGAGGCTGATTTTCACGCCTACATTTCTTTTGCCCGCACAAGAAACATCCTGCACGAAAACCGCGAGCTTGCCGCAAAGGAAGGCATCAAAGGCACGCTCGTGCCGGGCAGGGCAATCATCGCAAGGGCTGAAGGCGAGATGACGCGCCTGCCTGCGTTTTCTGACTGCATCATGCTCCTGTACGGGATGGACGGCGACCCCGAGTGGGCAGGGCGCCAGACGCGTTTTTTAGGCGAAGTGTACGCCGGCGACACGCTTGACGTCAAGTACAGGGTGGCATCAAAAAAGGAGGAAAAGAACGGCTATGGGATATTGCGGGTTGACTATGAAATAAGCCGCTTCGGGAAAACCGTAGTCGTGTCGAAGGGCAACCTGTACCGGATAAAGATCTAG
- a CDS encoding aminotransferase class III-fold pyridoxal phosphate-dependent enzyme encodes MKYAKISGELPGPIASDVIATMKKNCYDSTFTYPLVIASGSGCVVKDVDGNSFLDFTSNIGACPLGYSHPDVIGVIAEMSRNGAHKIAGQDFYCKEHADLAEQFVSVLPDGFKAFFINSGAEAVENAIKIAYRKGFAEGQPVLPGVSCTGAFHGRTLGALSFTYSKPVQKAGFPELAVLRIKFCTSDGDQEIDAIEKALAGNKVAFVLTEIVQGEGGYNIASQRFVQNLRDATKKHGVPLILDEVQSGMGRTGKWWAFEHYGVLPDIMSAAKALQVGATAYKSEYDPDQHGVLSSTWGGGSRIDLAVGATVIEVIKRDRLLANVLVMGERLKKGLADLAAGKKGIIDVRGLGLMIGIEFDTKENRDAVLMQAFRRGLLLLPAGQKAMRVIPPLVITAEEVDEGLELMATAAAASL; translated from the coding sequence GTGAAATACGCCAAGATATCAGGCGAGCTTCCCGGGCCTATAGCATCCGACGTTATTGCAACCATGAAAAAGAACTGCTACGACTCGACGTTTACGTACCCGCTTGTCATCGCCAGCGGCAGCGGCTGCGTGGTAAAGGACGTCGACGGCAACTCGTTTCTTGACTTTACGTCAAACATAGGCGCCTGCCCGCTTGGCTACTCGCATCCCGACGTCATCGGAGTGATTGCCGAAATGAGCCGGAACGGCGCGCACAAAATAGCCGGCCAGGACTTTTACTGCAAGGAGCACGCCGACCTTGCAGAGCAGTTTGTCTCTGTGCTCCCGGACGGCTTCAAGGCGTTTTTCATCAACTCTGGCGCAGAGGCGGTCGAAAACGCGATCAAAATAGCCTACAGAAAGGGGTTCGCAGAAGGCCAGCCTGTCCTCCCGGGCGTTTCATGTACCGGCGCCTTCCACGGAAGGACGCTTGGCGCGCTGTCGTTTACGTACAGCAAGCCTGTGCAAAAGGCAGGCTTTCCCGAGCTTGCAGTGCTGAGGATAAAGTTCTGCACGTCAGATGGCGACCAAGAGATCGACGCTATTGAAAAGGCACTTGCCGGCAACAAAGTGGCTTTTGTGTTGACCGAGATAGTGCAGGGAGAGGGCGGCTACAACATCGCAAGCCAGCGGTTTGTGCAGAACCTGCGCGACGCAACAAAAAAGCACGGCGTGCCCCTGATACTTGACGAGGTTCAGTCAGGGATGGGCCGGACGGGCAAGTGGTGGGCGTTTGAGCACTATGGCGTCTTGCCGGACATCATGAGTGCGGCAAAGGCCCTGCAGGTAGGCGCCACGGCGTACAAAAGCGAGTATGACCCCGACCAGCACGGCGTCCTTTCAAGCACGTGGGGCGGCGGAAGCAGGATAGACCTTGCAGTGGGCGCAACCGTGATTGAGGTGATAAAGCGCGACAGGCTCCTTGCCAATGTGCTTGTGATGGGCGAGCGGCTGAAAAAAGGGCTTGCAGACCTTGCTGCAGGCAAAAAGGGCATAATCGACGTGCGGGGGCTTGGCCTCATGATAGGGATAGAGTTTGACACAAAGGAAAACCGGGATGCTGTCCTCATGCAGGCGTTCCGGCGCGGGCTACTCTTGCTTCCCGCCGGCCAGAAGGCCATGCGCGTGATACCCCCGCTTGTTATCACTGCTGAGGAGGTCGACGAGGGGCTTGAACTGATGGCGACAGCAGCCGCTGCAAGCCTCTAG
- a CDS encoding MmgE/PrpD family protein has product MMMMVDNTLEKEDDNVAFKLAGIVVDDIRFGKLPAEVVSKAELFLLNGLGCLVAGRATEIGRGINFDESLTGKEKRWVETVKPTPEQYKMYRDASGTFSTELTTVCLAGINHPDSVVVPVLLNMGQKESSREAIVEALVAGTEVMAKIGILLNPSLYYKGWHSTGVCGIFGAAAVACKLLQKTKEETANAFQLAAGLASSDFYRLDKKYPVIKVANPGIASVAGVSAATQEQQKNCGAELKRTSVDDFVGTFRDGNNNSQSIDWTRYDILELFFKSMPVVCAFHAILEPLHDLLAKNQIDAADIAKIKVGYHKIPSDYYSGHTARSVYGAQTSLPYSVAILAKTHHAGIETFTKDVLKDKDVQRIADSVEIVPSERKGTDDLIAGEIELVLAGGEKYSGKVDKALGCSPKDVPAKFFQLARFGGLNEEAARRVYRKIADKEYDLEDLRI; this is encoded by the coding sequence ATGATGATGATGGTAGATAATACGCTAGAAAAAGAAGACGACAACGTTGCTTTCAAGCTTGCAGGCATTGTTGTCGACGACATAAGATTCGGCAAATTGCCTGCGGAAGTGGTGAGCAAAGCAGAGCTGTTTCTGCTCAACGGCCTTGGGTGTTTGGTTGCAGGAAGGGCGACTGAAATAGGGAGAGGGATAAATTTCGACGAATCGCTGACTGGCAAGGAAAAGCGCTGGGTAGAAACCGTCAAGCCCACGCCTGAACAATACAAGATGTACCGCGACGCTTCAGGGACATTTTCAACAGAACTTACGACGGTGTGCCTTGCGGGAATCAACCACCCGGATTCCGTGGTAGTCCCGGTCCTGTTGAACATGGGCCAGAAAGAGAGCAGCAGGGAAGCCATCGTTGAAGCCCTGGTGGCAGGAACAGAAGTCATGGCCAAGATAGGCATACTTTTGAATCCGTCATTGTATTACAAGGGCTGGCATTCCACGGGCGTATGCGGCATTTTCGGAGCTGCGGCAGTCGCCTGCAAACTGCTGCAGAAAACAAAAGAAGAGACAGCCAATGCGTTTCAACTGGCTGCCGGCCTGGCAAGCTCTGATTTTTACAGGCTGGACAAGAAATACCCCGTAATAAAAGTAGCAAATCCCGGAATTGCCTCTGTAGCAGGAGTATCTGCAGCTACGCAAGAGCAGCAGAAGAATTGCGGTGCGGAATTGAAAAGAACAAGCGTTGATGATTTTGTGGGCACGTTCAGAGACGGCAACAACAATTCTCAGAGCATAGACTGGACAAGATACGACATCTTGGAGCTCTTTTTCAAGTCGATGCCGGTTGTTTGCGCCTTCCATGCGATTCTGGAACCGTTGCATGACCTGCTTGCTAAAAACCAGATAGATGCCGCCGACATTGCCAAGATCAAGGTTGGCTATCATAAAATACCAAGCGATTATTATTCTGGCCATACTGCACGCTCCGTATATGGGGCACAGACCAGCCTGCCTTATTCAGTCGCAATACTTGCAAAGACGCATCATGCAGGCATCGAGACGTTTACTAAAGATGTCTTGAAAGACAAGGACGTCCAGCGGATTGCCGATTCCGTCGAGATAGTTCCAAGCGAGCGGAAAGGAACAGACGACTTGATTGCAGGAGAAATTGAGCTGGTACTGGCAGGTGGCGAGAAATACAGCGGCAAAGTGGACAAGGCTCTAGGCTGCAGTCCCAAAGATGTTCCTGCCAAATTTTTCCAGCTGGCAAGATTTGGCGGATTAAATGAGGAGGCAGCAAGACGCGTTTATCGCAAAATCGCGGACAAAGAGTATGACTTGGAGGATTTGAGAATATAA
- the dinB gene encoding DNA polymerase IV — protein MRHFVGCAGWRFGNFYPQALAPKEYLSHYSRVFDVVEVGVPATYEHSFWRWARETPEGFRFVVRIPEQATTTIVEEGSALSNLLEAFRPIEEKTLAVVIRAPRGLALQDGQKWLERVLATCTYHGYSAILDFAHPSWFQDTTYNILRKHGASMYWRSGMNARAAITSDFIFLRLAGDGGNWKAELEIALKEAGQEESQVDMSIIIADSPQGANAALRHLGLPERKYAGPMPAPALPVPAPRWSAGSRMVLCVDLNAFYPSCEELREPALKGRPHAVIMTDQPAGKITRGVVSSCSYEARRFGVRSAMPLARAIALCPDMELRPVDIAYYKQVSEKVMEVLSGFADVIEQASIDEAFLDCTSKAAGDASPYEYASSVKRAIRERCGLSVSIGVAPSKSAAKIASDFKKPDGVTVVYPDRLQDFLAPLEVGRISGIGPKTQQELKKIGIATIGQLAACDVQKLTSRFGRNGLWMWQVATGADSDPVVPREDHVSISTEHSLEVYAKDRKQVLAELTALCDELYDRVAGRGYLFRTVGVKIVKSDFSVETREMSYQGPQQRRESILAAIPQLVDRFDLDAPVRKVGLRVTNLAHPGRHEAQRTLLDFVEEEEEQ, from the coding sequence TTGAGGCATTTCGTAGGGTGCGCGGGATGGAGGTTTGGCAACTTTTACCCGCAGGCGCTTGCGCCAAAGGAGTACCTTTCTCATTATTCCCGGGTGTTTGACGTCGTCGAGGTGGGCGTACCGGCCACCTACGAGCACTCGTTCTGGAGGTGGGCGCGCGAGACGCCGGAAGGCTTTCGCTTTGTGGTCAGGATACCAGAGCAGGCCACCACTACTATAGTAGAAGAGGGTAGCGCGCTTTCAAACCTGCTTGAAGCTTTTAGGCCGATAGAGGAAAAGACGCTTGCAGTAGTAATTAGGGCGCCACGGGGTCTTGCGCTTCAGGACGGACAGAAATGGCTGGAAAGAGTGCTTGCCACATGCACATACCACGGCTATTCGGCAATCCTTGACTTTGCCCACCCTTCGTGGTTTCAGGATACCACGTACAACATCCTGAGAAAGCACGGCGCTTCCATGTACTGGAGGAGCGGCATGAATGCACGGGCGGCCATCACGTCAGATTTCATCTTTCTGAGGCTTGCCGGCGACGGCGGCAACTGGAAGGCCGAGCTTGAAATCGCCCTCAAAGAAGCAGGGCAAGAAGAAAGCCAGGTCGACATGTCGATAATAATCGCAGACAGCCCGCAGGGCGCAAACGCCGCGCTCAGGCACCTCGGCCTGCCGGAGCGCAAGTATGCAGGCCCCATGCCTGCGCCTGCCCTGCCCGTGCCTGCACCAAGATGGTCAGCCGGCAGCAGGATGGTGCTCTGCGTCGACCTCAACGCCTTTTACCCTTCCTGCGAGGAGTTACGCGAGCCGGCCCTCAAGGGCAGGCCGCACGCCGTGATAATGACCGACCAGCCCGCTGGCAAGATAACGCGGGGAGTGGTATCGTCCTGCTCGTACGAGGCGCGCAGGTTTGGCGTCAGGTCGGCCATGCCGCTTGCAAGGGCAATAGCTCTGTGCCCCGACATGGAGCTTCGGCCAGTGGACATTGCGTACTACAAGCAGGTATCCGAGAAGGTGATGGAGGTCCTTTCAGGGTTTGCAGACGTGATAGAGCAGGCGAGCATCGACGAGGCGTTTTTGGACTGCACTTCAAAGGCCGCCGGCGACGCAAGCCCTTACGAGTATGCATCGTCCGTCAAGAGGGCGATAAGGGAAAGGTGCGGCCTGTCAGTCTCAATAGGGGTCGCGCCGTCCAAGTCGGCGGCCAAGATAGCATCAGATTTCAAAAAGCCTGACGGGGTCACCGTGGTCTACCCAGACAGGCTGCAGGATTTCCTTGCGCCCCTTGAGGTTGGCAGGATCTCCGGCATCGGCCCCAAGACCCAGCAGGAGCTGAAAAAGATAGGGATTGCCACCATAGGCCAGCTTGCGGCGTGCGACGTGCAAAAGCTGACGTCGCGCTTTGGCAGAAACGGCCTGTGGATGTGGCAGGTGGCAACGGGCGCAGACAGCGATCCTGTAGTGCCAAGGGAGGACCATGTCTCGATAAGCACCGAGCACAGCCTGGAGGTGTATGCGAAGGACAGAAAGCAAGTCCTTGCCGAGCTGACCGCCCTCTGTGACGAGCTGTACGACAGGGTGGCAGGCAGAGGCTACCTGTTCCGTACGGTGGGGGTAAAAATAGTAAAGTCCGACTTTTCCGTCGAGACGAGGGAGATGTCGTACCAGGGCCCGCAGCAAAGGCGCGAGAGCATCCTTGCGGCAATTCCGCAGCTGGTCGACAGGTTCGACCTTGACGCGCCGGTAAGAAAGGTCGGCCTGCGCGTCACCAACCTGGCCCACCCCGGAAGGCATGAGGCGCAGCGGACGCTCCTTGACTTTGTGGAGGAGGAAGAAGAACAGTAA
- a CDS encoding UbiA prenyltransferase family protein, with translation MTLAGECNTHTTNKLTLKQGLLLLHSKKQPLGYATAGAVTYMFSSILAGSFSPFLNALVFGVLYAMYSAIYLYNDIVDLNIDKINSKDRLVASGKTTPRQAKKMVGFLFVIAALLTFLASSYFGPARGLQNYLTISVTVSASVFLGIIYSHPRIYLKKRFPFKSVSIASGAGLASLVGWAISSTDFTPSTLLSALSTSAVIFVMSILFDLRDLKGDRLHNVGTFPIVLGVDASRKMMYCNLAVPVLAAIITATLLGERVGPITLGILAAVSVIGIKALSRLGSNGLEDKKTFLNSVVTMRRLYYLTQLGMGSLAIGNMTTLH, from the coding sequence ATGACGCTTGCAGGAGAGTGCAACACGCATACTACTAACAAGCTAACCCTTAAGCAAGGGCTTCTCCTTCTCCATTCAAAGAAGCAGCCGCTTGGGTACGCCACCGCCGGCGCCGTGACGTACATGTTTTCTTCAATCCTGGCAGGCTCGTTTTCTCCGTTTCTGAATGCGCTGGTTTTTGGCGTGCTCTATGCCATGTATTCTGCAATTTACCTCTATAACGACATCGTTGATCTGAATATTGACAAAATCAATTCAAAGGACAGACTAGTTGCTTCCGGCAAGACAACGCCAAGACAGGCAAAAAAGATGGTGGGATTTCTTTTCGTCATAGCCGCGCTTTTGACTTTTCTTGCCAGCAGCTACTTTGGCCCCGCCAGAGGGCTACAAAACTACCTGACAATATCAGTTACAGTCTCGGCCTCCGTGTTTCTGGGCATAATCTATTCGCACCCGCGAATATACCTGAAGAAAAGATTTCCCTTCAAGTCTGTATCTATAGCGTCAGGCGCGGGCCTGGCAAGTTTGGTCGGATGGGCCATTTCAAGCACGGACTTTACTCCATCGACGCTGCTGTCCGCATTATCGACATCGGCGGTTATCTTTGTAATGTCAATACTGTTCGACTTGAGGGACCTGAAAGGGGACAGGCTTCACAACGTCGGGACCTTCCCAATCGTGCTGGGCGTGGATGCAAGCCGCAAGATGATGTACTGCAATCTGGCAGTTCCAGTGCTTGCAGCCATAATAACTGCAACGCTGCTTGGGGAGCGCGTTGGGCCAATAACTCTGGGCATCCTAGCCGCAGTAAGCGTAATTGGGATCAAAGCGCTGTCACGATTGGGGAGCAACGGCCTTGAGGACAAAAAGACCTTCTTAAATAGCGTGGTTACAATGAGGAGGTTGTACTATCTCACTCAATTGGGGATGGGCTCGCTGGCAATAGGCAACATGACGACACTTCACTAG
- a CDS encoding peptidylprolyl isomerase — MPTAKIQTKHGDIAIEFFPDVAPKHVENFKKLASSGFFDGTLFHRIVPGFVIQGGDPLTKNATNKGRWGTGGPGWNVKAEFNKTKHSRGVLSMARAMDPNSAGSQFFIVLKDSNFLDGQYTVFGKVTSGMDVVDKIAALKTDANDAPADPEQARMTKVTYSD; from the coding sequence ATGCCAACTGCCAAGATTCAGACAAAACACGGCGACATCGCTATCGAGTTCTTTCCGGACGTTGCGCCAAAGCACGTCGAGAATTTCAAAAAGCTTGCCTCAAGCGGCTTTTTTGACGGCACGCTGTTCCACAGGATAGTGCCAGGGTTTGTAATCCAGGGGGGCGACCCGCTGACAAAGAATGCGACAAACAAGGGCCGGTGGGGAACCGGCGGCCCCGGATGGAACGTAAAAGCCGAGTTCAACAAGACCAAGCACTCGCGGGGAGTGCTGTCGATGGCCCGGGCAATGGATCCAAACAGCGCCGGCTCGCAGTTCTTTATCGTCCTGAAAGACTCGAACTTTCTTGACGGCCAGTACACCGTCTTTGGCAAGGTGACATCGGGGATGGACGTTGTCGACAAGATTGCCGCCCTGAAGACAGACGCAAACGACGCTCCGGCAGACCCCGAGCAGGCAAGGATGACAAAAGTCACGTACAGTGACTAG
- a CDS encoding TetR/AcrR family transcriptional regulator gives MPKVTSAHKAEVRDRIVQAAIESFSQTGYDKTKMDDISRRLGLSKGTLYLYFKSKEDLFLGVCEMSLKAGDKHDAHLFTKKENAASDAEEIFDNIRRRERGNDRVMLEMVVESTRNPRLKKAMYEYHLKVHEHVLEGLKKKVEEGFIRKDVDVAGIAIALVALYDGLAVNRMLGLNDSVNKKAWVAMLKAVIAGSS, from the coding sequence ATGCCCAAGGTGACAAGCGCTCACAAGGCAGAAGTGCGCGACAGAATAGTCCAGGCAGCGATTGAGAGCTTTTCGCAGACCGGCTATGACAAGACCAAGATGGACGACATTTCACGCCGGCTGGGCCTGAGCAAGGGCACTCTGTACCTGTACTTCAAGAGCAAGGAGGACCTTTTTCTTGGAGTCTGCGAGATGAGCCTGAAGGCAGGCGACAAGCATGACGCACACCTGTTCACAAAGAAGGAAAATGCCGCCTCTGACGCCGAGGAAATCTTTGACAACATACGCCGGCGCGAGCGCGGAAACGACAGGGTGATGCTAGAGATGGTAGTAGAGTCCACCCGGAACCCCCGGCTCAAAAAAGCAATGTACGAATACCACCTCAAGGTTCACGAGCATGTCCTAGAAGGTCTCAAAAAGAAGGTTGAGGAAGGATTCATCAGAAAGGACGTAGATGTTGCCGGCATCGCAATAGCGCTCGTCGCGCTTTATGACGGCCTTGCCGTGAACAGGATGTTAGGCTTGAACGATTCTGTGAACAAAAAAGCATGGGTGGCGATGCTCAAGGCAGTCATCGCCGGCTCCAGCTAG
- a CDS encoding acyl-CoA dehydrogenase family protein translates to MSYHYSDISEMNFNVSKKQQEFLGSVDAACREIRPYEDEAYLAEKLNEMVVPVFGRIGMTGCPISKKYGGLGLDMLTYALAIERIGQEGSSLRTFFSAHTSIGQLVLQGWGSEEQKKEYLPDTTSGKKAMAFALTEPAAGSDPAAMTTTFEETSEGFVLKGKKHWIGNGTFAGVMTTYAKDPSTGRVSAFIVDGDAKGLSTKEMKNKMGLLTVKNAEINFDRCMVPKKNLLGKKGQGLSIAYSALIDGRLSVAAGAAGVMEDCLAEAAAYAKSRHQHGGPLAKKQLIQEHIARIAVDIESSHWLVYRAAAARQRLHEYVEGLKKENGAKWLDRLGRQNGEYTMLRAETDRLAAIAKFHASNRSFECANRSVQVFGSAGYKKTARVARHFLDSRATMIYEGANEVLELKIASEVLGDEYAAY, encoded by the coding sequence GTGTCTTATCATTATTCTGACATTTCCGAGATGAACTTTAACGTATCAAAAAAACAGCAGGAATTTCTTGGCAGTGTCGATGCGGCGTGCAGGGAGATAAGGCCGTACGAAGACGAGGCATACCTTGCAGAAAAGCTCAACGAAATGGTCGTGCCCGTGTTTGGCAGGATAGGGATGACGGGCTGCCCGATATCAAAAAAATACGGCGGCCTTGGCCTTGACATGCTCACCTACGCGCTTGCCATCGAAAGGATAGGGCAGGAGGGGAGCTCGCTTCGAACCTTCTTTTCTGCGCACACCTCTATCGGGCAGCTGGTGCTGCAGGGGTGGGGCAGCGAGGAACAGAAAAAAGAGTACCTCCCGGACACGACTTCTGGCAAAAAGGCGATGGCGTTTGCCCTCACAGAGCCGGCGGCCGGAAGCGACCCTGCGGCAATGACCACGACGTTTGAGGAAACGTCCGAGGGGTTTGTGCTGAAGGGCAAAAAGCACTGGATTGGAAATGGCACGTTTGCCGGCGTCATGACGACGTACGCCAAGGACCCTTCCACCGGCAGGGTGTCGGCCTTTATAGTCGACGGCGACGCAAAAGGGCTCTCGACAAAAGAGATGAAAAACAAGATGGGCCTTCTCACGGTCAAAAACGCCGAGATCAATTTTGACAGGTGCATGGTTCCAAAAAAGAACCTGCTTGGCAAAAAGGGCCAGGGCCTGAGCATCGCATATAGCGCGCTCATCGACGGCAGGCTCAGCGTGGCCGCCGGCGCAGCAGGCGTAATGGAGGACTGCCTTGCAGAAGCTGCTGCATATGCAAAATCGCGCCACCAGCACGGTGGGCCGCTTGCAAAAAAGCAGCTTATACAGGAGCACATCGCAAGGATTGCAGTCGACATTGAAAGCTCGCACTGGCTAGTCTACAGGGCGGCCGCTGCAAGGCAGAGGCTCCACGAATACGTCGAAGGCTTGAAAAAAGAAAACGGCGCAAAATGGCTCGACAGACTTGGCAGGCAGAACGGGGAATACACGATGCTCAGGGCAGAGACAGACAGGCTTGCCGCCATTGCAAAATTCCATGCAAGCAACCGCTCGTTTGAGTGCGCCAACAGGTCGGTGCAGGTGTTTGGCTCTGCAGGATACAAGAAGACTGCGCGTGTGGCGCGCCACTTCCTCGACTCGCGCGCAACAATGATCTACGAGGGTGCAAACGAAGTGCTCGAACTAAAGATAGCGTCAGAGGTCCTTGGAGACGAGTACGCGGCGTACTAG